The proteins below come from a single Arthrobacter sp. zg-Y1171 genomic window:
- a CDS encoding DUF1992 domain-containing protein — MDGRGVEQYRRRMERAAQLRAAAAGGGLDDEDLQRAEAEEGLRHKRRKVDDAAKADYLVRDAMARGEFDNLKYAGKPIPNLGDGHDPDWWIKGLMQRENVTGLGPKAILLRTEDAELDARLDTRWTEKQVREIVQDFNARVIDARRQLEGGPPVITRTRDVEQEVQRWRERKAEEAEKEAAAAPEPEQRRPWWKRRR, encoded by the coding sequence ATGGACGGCAGGGGCGTTGAGCAGTACCGGCGCAGGATGGAACGGGCCGCACAGCTGCGGGCGGCGGCGGCCGGCGGAGGGCTCGACGATGAAGACCTCCAGCGTGCAGAGGCCGAGGAAGGGCTGCGGCACAAGCGCCGGAAAGTCGACGACGCCGCCAAAGCCGATTATCTGGTTCGGGATGCCATGGCCCGGGGCGAATTCGACAACCTGAAGTACGCCGGAAAACCTATCCCGAACCTGGGCGACGGCCATGATCCGGACTGGTGGATCAAGGGGCTGATGCAGCGCGAGAACGTGACTGGATTGGGACCCAAGGCCATCCTGCTGCGCACGGAAGACGCGGAACTGGACGCTCGGCTGGACACGCGGTGGACCGAAAAGCAGGTTCGGGAGATCGTCCAGGATTTCAATGCGCGTGTCATCGATGCGCGCCGCCAGCTCGAAGGAGGTCCGCCCGTTATCACGCGCACCCGCGACGTCGAGCAGGAAGTGCAGCGCTGGCGGGAACGGAAGGCGGAGGAAGCCGAAAAAGAAGCCGCCGCCGCTCCGGAGCCGGAGCAGCGGCGGCCTTGGTGGAAACGCAGGCGCTAG
- a CDS encoding CarD family transcriptional regulator, which yields MNFTVGQTLVYPHHGAVTVTDISPMTVKGVERETLTFRVHATELTIKLPADNAEDVGVRSVIDDAGVEAVFTVLRGPVGMEPDNWSRRFKANEGKMSTGELRLIAEVVRDLWCRERTHPLSTGEKRMLLKARQLLVSELALARSSSAEDAGDLLDSVLMETVSEPELATS from the coding sequence TTGAATTTCACCGTCGGGCAGACCCTGGTGTACCCGCACCACGGCGCCGTCACCGTTACCGATATTTCCCCCATGACAGTCAAGGGAGTGGAGCGGGAAACCCTGACCTTCCGCGTCCACGCGACTGAACTGACCATCAAGCTCCCGGCGGACAACGCCGAAGACGTAGGGGTACGTTCCGTCATCGACGACGCCGGCGTAGAGGCCGTGTTTACGGTGCTTCGCGGACCCGTGGGGATGGAACCGGACAACTGGTCCCGGCGGTTCAAGGCCAACGAAGGCAAAATGTCCACCGGTGAACTTCGCCTGATCGCAGAAGTTGTCCGCGACCTGTGGTGCCGCGAGCGGACCCACCCCCTGTCCACCGGGGAAAAGCGGATGCTGCTGAAGGCCAGGCAGCTGCTTGTCTCCGAACTTGCCCTGGCCCGATCCTCGTCAGCGGAGGACGCCGGTGACCTGCTCGATTCCGTCCTGATGGAAACGGTTAGCGAGCCGGAGCTGGCGACCAGCTAG
- a CDS encoding hemolysin family protein, translating to MSEYLPGIIWLVVLLVVNAFFVGAEFAVISARRSQIEPKAEAGSKAAKTTLWAMEHATLMLATSQLGITVCSLVILNVSEPAIHHLLEIPLGLTPLSADAIGIIAFVVALLLVTFLHVVVGEMVPKNISFSVPTRAALLLAPPLVIVSRIVRPIIWTLNGIANGVLRLFRVEPKDEATSAYTLDEVANIVEQSTRDGVLSDRSGTLTAAFEFTEKTVADVEVPISQMVLLPETATPADLQQAVDVHGYSRYILTNDDGDPDGYLHLKDVMDLTTPDEFAASVPAKRIRRLASAYRGSELEDALATMRRTGAHVARVFDAKGNTTGVLFLEDIIEELVGEVHDATTV from the coding sequence ATGAGTGAATACCTGCCCGGAATCATCTGGCTCGTAGTGCTGCTGGTGGTCAACGCGTTCTTCGTCGGTGCTGAATTCGCCGTCATCTCGGCCCGCCGGTCACAGATTGAACCCAAGGCCGAAGCCGGCAGCAAGGCCGCGAAAACCACCCTGTGGGCCATGGAGCACGCCACGCTGATGCTGGCGACCAGCCAGCTTGGCATCACCGTCTGTTCCCTGGTCATCCTGAATGTCTCGGAACCGGCCATCCACCACCTGCTGGAGATTCCGCTGGGCCTGACTCCGCTGTCCGCAGACGCCATCGGCATTATCGCGTTTGTGGTGGCGCTGCTGCTGGTGACGTTCCTGCACGTGGTGGTGGGTGAAATGGTGCCGAAGAACATCTCGTTCTCCGTGCCCACCCGCGCCGCACTGCTGCTGGCTCCGCCCCTGGTGATCGTGTCCCGCATTGTCCGTCCGATCATCTGGACGCTGAACGGCATAGCAAACGGTGTCCTGCGCCTGTTTCGGGTGGAGCCCAAGGACGAAGCCACCAGCGCCTACACCCTGGACGAGGTCGCGAACATCGTGGAGCAGTCCACGCGTGACGGTGTCCTTTCAGACCGCAGCGGTACCCTGACGGCCGCGTTCGAGTTCACGGAGAAGACCGTGGCCGACGTCGAAGTTCCGATCAGCCAGATGGTGCTGCTGCCCGAGACCGCAACCCCTGCGGACCTGCAGCAGGCTGTGGACGTCCACGGTTACTCGCGGTACATCCTCACCAACGACGACGGCGATCCCGACGGCTACCTTCACCTGAAGGACGTCATGGACCTCACCACGCCGGACGAGTTCGCCGCATCGGTGCCCGCCAAGCGGATCCGCCGCCTGGCGTCCGCTTACCGGGGCAGCGAGCTGGAGGATGCCCTGGCCACCATGCGCCGCACCGGCGCCCACGTGGCTCGGGTTTTTGACGCGAAGGGCAACACCACGGGTGTCCTGTTCCTCGAGGACATCATCGAAGAGCTGGTGGGCGAAGTCCACGACGCCACCACCGTCTAA
- a CDS encoding hemolysin family protein, with protein sequence MYEWLMVGVGLLLTVGTGLFVASEFALVNLDRADLESRRDKGEKRLNPTINALKITSTHLSSAQLGITLTTLLTGYTFEPAISSMLRSPLTALGLPEGMVPGVGAVAGIFLATIFSMIIGELVPKNFALALPLATAKLVVPFQTVFTTVFKPVILLFNNTANAIIRSFGIEPKEELSGARSAEELSSLVRRSALEGVLDLDHAVLLNRTLRFAEHSAADVMTPRVRMRTVHESDTAEQVVAVATATGYSRFPVIGRDSDDVLGVLHLKQAFAVPLAARTSVTAAELMVEPLHVPESMGVDTLLGLLRAQGLQVAIVSDEHGGTAGIVTLEDLVEEIVGELEDEHDRARVGVVRTGRAITFDASLRPDELLDRTGVEVPDGEEYDTIAGFVTDVLDRLPELGDEVEIEGGTLRVERVVRNHIERLRFTPSGSLETPVSAHDRIVDSLTKDLTHE encoded by the coding sequence ATGTATGAATGGCTCATGGTCGGCGTAGGATTGCTCCTCACCGTCGGCACCGGACTGTTTGTCGCCTCCGAATTTGCGCTCGTCAATTTGGACCGTGCGGACCTTGAGTCCCGCCGCGACAAGGGCGAAAAACGCCTCAATCCCACAATCAACGCGCTGAAGATCACCTCCACCCATCTTTCCAGCGCACAGCTCGGCATCACCCTGACCACCCTGCTGACCGGGTACACCTTCGAACCTGCAATCAGCTCGATGCTGCGCTCCCCGCTCACGGCGCTGGGCCTGCCGGAGGGGATGGTGCCGGGCGTCGGCGCCGTCGCCGGCATTTTCCTCGCCACCATCTTCTCGATGATCATCGGCGAACTGGTTCCCAAGAACTTTGCCCTGGCGCTCCCCCTGGCCACCGCCAAGCTGGTAGTGCCCTTCCAGACCGTTTTCACCACGGTGTTCAAGCCCGTCATCCTGCTGTTCAACAACACGGCGAACGCCATCATCCGGTCCTTCGGCATCGAACCCAAGGAAGAGCTCTCGGGCGCACGCAGCGCCGAAGAACTCAGCTCCCTGGTTCGGCGTTCAGCGCTGGAAGGCGTGCTGGACCTGGACCACGCCGTGCTCCTGAACCGAACTTTGCGCTTCGCCGAACACTCCGCGGCGGACGTTATGACCCCCCGGGTCCGCATGCGGACGGTCCACGAGTCCGACACTGCCGAACAGGTGGTCGCCGTTGCCACGGCAACCGGCTATTCCCGCTTCCCCGTGATCGGACGCGATTCGGACGACGTTCTGGGCGTGCTGCACCTCAAGCAGGCCTTCGCCGTACCGCTGGCCGCACGGACCTCCGTCACGGCCGCAGAACTCATGGTGGAACCGCTGCATGTACCCGAGTCCATGGGCGTTGACACGCTGCTGGGACTGCTGCGCGCCCAGGGCCTGCAGGTCGCGATCGTGTCCGACGAGCACGGCGGCACCGCCGGCATCGTCACCCTCGAAGACCTCGTGGAGGAGATTGTGGGCGAACTCGAGGACGAACACGACCGCGCGCGCGTCGGCGTCGTCCGCACGGGCCGCGCCATCACCTTCGACGCCTCGCTCCGGCCGGACGAACTCCTGGACCGCACCGGCGTCGAGGTTCCCGACGGCGAGGAATATGACACCATCGCCGGTTTTGTCACGGACGTACTGGACCGGCTGCCGGAGCTGGGCGACGAAGTGGAAATCGAGGGCGGCACGCTCCGTGTGGAACGGGTGGTCCGCAACCACATCGAACGCCTGCGCTTCACCCCGTCGGGCTCGCTGGAGACCCCGGTGAGCGCCCATGACCGCATTGTCGACTCGCTGACCAAGGACCTGACCCATGAGTGA
- a CDS encoding zinc-dependent alcohol dehydrogenase, with protein sequence MRAMVYRGPYKVRVEEKDIPPIEHPNDAVVRVTRAAICGSDLHLYHGLMPDTRVGTTFGHEFIGVVEEVGSSVQNLKVGDRVMVPANIYCGSCYFCARGLYSNCHNVNPNATAVGSLYGYSHTTGGYDGGQAEFVRVPFADVGPSLIPEWMDEEDALMCTDALATGYFGAQLGDIVEGDTVVVFGAGPVGLYAAKSAWLMGAGRVIVIDHLDYRLEKARTFAHAETYNFTEYDDIVVHMKKITDYLGADVAIDAVGAEADGNFLQQVTGTKLKLQGGSAVALNWAIDSVRKAGTVSVMGAYGPLFSAVKFGDALNKGLTLNMNQTPMKRQWPRLFEHIKAGYLKPSEIITHRIPLEHIAEGYHMFSAKLDNCIKPVIVPGS encoded by the coding sequence ATGCGAGCGATGGTGTACCGAGGGCCCTACAAGGTGAGGGTGGAAGAAAAGGACATACCGCCGATCGAGCACCCCAATGATGCCGTCGTGCGGGTCACCCGGGCGGCCATCTGCGGCTCCGATCTGCACCTTTACCACGGCCTGATGCCGGATACCCGGGTCGGCACGACGTTCGGCCACGAGTTCATCGGAGTGGTGGAGGAAGTCGGATCGTCCGTGCAGAACCTCAAGGTCGGGGACCGTGTGATGGTCCCGGCCAACATCTACTGCGGATCCTGCTATTTCTGCGCACGGGGGCTCTACTCGAACTGCCACAACGTCAACCCCAACGCCACGGCCGTAGGCAGTCTCTACGGCTATTCGCACACCACCGGCGGTTACGACGGCGGCCAGGCGGAGTTCGTCCGGGTCCCGTTCGCCGACGTCGGACCCTCCCTCATCCCCGAGTGGATGGACGAAGAAGACGCCCTGATGTGCACCGATGCACTCGCCACGGGCTATTTCGGCGCCCAGCTGGGGGACATCGTCGAAGGTGACACCGTAGTGGTTTTCGGTGCCGGCCCGGTGGGTTTGTACGCCGCCAAGTCCGCCTGGCTGATGGGCGCCGGCCGGGTGATCGTGATTGACCACCTGGACTACCGGCTCGAAAAGGCCCGGACCTTCGCCCACGCCGAGACCTACAACTTCACCGAGTACGACGACATTGTGGTGCACATGAAGAAGATCACCGACTACCTGGGTGCCGACGTCGCAATCGACGCCGTGGGAGCCGAGGCTGACGGTAATTTCCTGCAGCAGGTTACGGGCACGAAGCTCAAACTGCAGGGAGGGTCCGCAGTGGCACTCAACTGGGCGATCGACTCGGTACGCAAGGCCGGCACCGTGTCCGTCATGGGCGCCTACGGTCCGCTCTTCAGCGCCGTGAAGTTCGGAGACGCACTGAACAAGGGCCTGACGCTGAACATGAACCAGACGCCGATGAAACGGCAGTGGCCGCGCCTGTTCGAGCACATCAAGGCCGGCTACCTCAAGCCCAGCGAGATCATCACGCACCGGATTCCGCTGGAGCACATCGCCGAGGGTTATCACATGTTCTCCGCCAAGCTGGATAACTGCATCAAGCCCGTCATCGTCCCCGGTTCCTGA